In the Patescibacteria group bacterium genome, AAAAATCTGTTTATATCGTTGTCCGTGGGAGAAAGGTTATAGTTGATGAAAAAGAAGGAATAAATTGGATTACTTTAGGATCAGGATTCGTTGCTGCACCTAGTCGTTTTGTAACTGCCGCACATGTCATTAATGACCCAGAAAAAGGCGAACTTGCTCAACATCAAGACGGTGATAAGTACTATCTTCTGAGACACGACGATGAAAACAACTGGCATTGTAGAATATTTGAACCAAAACTAGACAGGGAAATATTTGTCTTTGCTGATATTGATCTTGCTCTAATTTACTTAGATAGCGAATTTTATCAAGTCGGCGACAAAATTTTTGCCGATAGAAATGATTTTATTAGAATATCAAAAGAATTTTTACCAATTGGATCTGAAGTTGGTGTTTTGGGATATCCGCTTTGCAAATTGGAATTTCAAGAAAAAGATATAAATAAGCCATTGATAGGAAATGTTTTGCTTCGAGCTGATCAAGGGGTTGTTAATTGCCGATACCAAACATCTGAAAAAGATTTTCTATACGAATTTACTCTTGCTTTTAATCCCGGGAATAGCGGCGGTCCAATTTTTGATACAAAAACAGGAAAAGTTGTCTCTATTGTAAAGGGATATAAAGTTTTAAGAATTAATGAAAGAGAAAATGTAATTTCCGATGAAGGTGTAAAACAACTGAAAGTGTACAAAGAAAAAGCATTTATTGAGACGTTAAACGCAACCTATTCATTTGGATTTGCAACGCCAACATTTTTGGAAGTATTCAAAAAACATAATATAATTAGTTAAGAATTTGCCGCCAAACTGGGCGAAGCCCAGAGTTCCGCTAATAGTGGAACGAAAAACTTGAAATCGTCCAATCCGAAAGGATCGCTTCTCCGCCAGAGGCGGACAGGTGCGGCGGGCGGAAGGGGGGTCTGGGGGGAATTCCGCCCGCCCTACAAATTTTGGGCGAAATCAGTTCGAATTTTTTCGAACGCACACCGCCACTAGAAAATGTTTCCCGACCTAAAGTCGGGATTACATTTTCTTGTGCCCTGCGAAGCTTTGAGCCTGTTGAGAAGCGTAGAAGGGCAGGATCCTCCCTACCCCACAAATGTTAATGAGTATAAAAAGACAACTACAAGAGAAGCTAGATAGATTTTTATAAACCTTTTAGTTGGTTTCTCTTTTAAAATCCAAAACCAGCTGTCAACATTCTTTGTTTTAAAATGCTGGTCCAGCATCTTGTAAATACTCGACAAAAACCCCGAAAGCACAAAAGCCTGTCCAAACAAACTTGCCGAGGAGGTTAAAACATATAACACCACAACTGCCAAAATAACTTGAAACAACGCGCTGTGTAGCGTTAATCGCGGTAGAGAGTCTGTGTGAGTTCCAACATACGCCACCATTCCCAAAAAATTCTTCTGATGAAAAAATTCTTTAACTCGAATACTAAAGTGGTGGGAAGGTTCCACCAAAAAAGCAAAAAGGTAATAATCTAAATCCAGCAGGAATGACCCCGAGATGCACCCGGCAAATATCCAAATCATAGAAATTGGGTGAGCCTCCAAGCGCAACGCCAAAATTAAAATAAAAAGAACCAGCGCCAAAAGCAAGTTCAGAGAGTGTCTTTTAAAAAGTTGTTTCAGCAACATAACAATTGTATACATCTAAGCTACTTTGCTAACCCTACGGGTTGCAAACTAGCATAAGATAAATATATGATATATGAATGGACTCCCTTAAACAAATACTTTCTAACCGACCGGCAAACAAAATGTCCTACTCCAAGCACGAATTTCAGGATTTTGGCTATAGAATGGCGCAACAGCTAAACGACTTTGCTCACAAGTCGCTTTACATTAAACTTGCCAAAACAGTTAATCGCAACAAATTGCTCGACGCTTTGGAATTTGTTAAAGCATCTCGCGCCAAAGTTCCCGCCCGTCTTTTTATGTGGAAGCTCAAAAGCCTCAAAGATTAAGCTTTTCTGCCAAATCGGCAACTATCGGCAAGCGGTATTTCTCACCTTGCAAGGCTTTGATAAACCCAGCAACGGCTAATAAAAATACCCCAAAAGCTACCAACCACCCAATTAAAGGAACCCAGGTTAAAAAGCTGGCTACAAAAAGAACTAACCCTTGTTTGGCGTGGAATTTTACAAATTCATCGTCTTTTTTAAGAATTAAAAAGACCAGCGACAAAACCCAAAAATAACATAACGCCCCGTAAAGATGGCTTTGATTTTTGTTCTTGGTTTTTTCCATTACTCATCACCTCCAGATAAATATCATTTTATCACAAAAAAACCCTTACAATGGGGTGGAGATTTTAGGTCTTTTTTTGTAATTTGTAGATATCTGCAAGCTCTTTTAAACTTGTGGCATCAAGCGGTGATTTATCTTCCCGATACTCTATAAGCCTTGGAAACCTCATAGCGTAACCTGCAGTGTGCAAGGGTGAAACGGTGATATTGTCCGCCCGCACCACTACTACCATTTTAGGCGCGACAAAGACATCGCAAAATAGCTCTTTGGGAATAGCCACATTTTTGGGAACCTCCGCCACTTTTATGGCATCGCATTTTTCCTTTAGTTCCACCCATTGCTCATCAGTTAAACCGGTTCCAATTTTAGAGACTGTTTTAAAGCTGTCGGTACTACTATCATAAACCCCAATTAAAAACGCCCCAATGCCAAACACGGTTCTTTTGCCGGCGCCAAAATAGTACCCCAAAACCACGGCGTCTATGGTATCTTCCAACCCCCCGGTTTCTTCTCTTTTAAATTTAATCCAAGCAAACCCCCTGTTCCCTACCGCATATTTAGCATTAGGGTTCTTTATTACGACCCCCTCTAGCCCACGAGACACAGCGTTTTCAAAAACTTTGAGCAACTGGTTGGAATTAGATATATTGGCTCGATTGGCTAGTTGAATTTTTTCCGTTGGGGAAAGAATGCTTCTTAAAATTTCCCATCTTTCATGTAGGGGTTTATCAATGAGGCTTTCGCCATTTAAATACAAAAGATCAAAAACCCGCAAAGTTAAAGGAATATCCAAGGCGTTTTGCGCCACCTGGTGCTTGCGCTTGCGTTTGATAGTTTGTTGAAAGGGAATAAAATCGCCAGTTTTGACATTGTACCCAATTGCCTCGGCATCCAAAATAGCATTTTCTGCTTTAACATTAGCTAAAACTGCCTCTACCAGATCGGGAAATTGGTAAGTTGACTCCTCCAAATTACGAGTGAAAGTCCAGACTCTTCCGGAATTAAGGTGAATTTGCACCCTTGTTCCATCATATTTATCCTCCGCAACAGCCTGTTCTCCAATTTTATCCATGGCTTCCTCGGCTGTGGCCACTCGGGCGCATTTTGCCACCAGAACTGGCACGCCAACTTCCAAATCCACTTTTTTAAGTCCTGCAATTCCATTTTCTTTAATAACTTTTGCCAAAAAACCAATATCCGGATGAATTCGGTAGCGAGATTCTATTTTTGCTTTAAGGCTTTTATCCCCTGCTAAATACCACGAAAGCGCCTCAATCACCGTAATATCCGAAAACCCCAAACGCATGGTTCCCAAAATTATCCGTACCACAAATTTGTTTGATATGGGGTCCAATTGATTTAAAAGACTGGCAATTTTGGTCAGCTTTCTTTCCTGTGATCCTTCCCCATTCTCAAGAGCTATTTCTTTTAACTTCTCGTAAACTGGAGATACTAAAAGTGAGGAGTCGTGCACTTTGGAAAGACTCTGTGCAACAATTCCTAAATCCCCAACCTTGTTGGCATAATCAACAACATCAACAAATGGTTTATAACAAGATTTAGAGGATACCTCTTCCGATAAATTTCCCCGACCGTGTGTCGGGGGCGTTTCATATTCCAACCGCGTTTTACGCGGGGGGAATATATTAAACGCTAACGAAATTGCCCGCAACATTAATTTTTGTGCTACGCTAAATTGCGTGGATCTAAAGGGCGGGGTTAAGTAGCCTAAAGAGAGGTACATTGCAACATCTACCTCGTCGGGTGATAAGTCTTTGACGAGACTCGCCAGAATTGCAGTCATTTCCAAGCGTTTGGGCGTGGATTCAATTTGTTGAAAATATTTGGAGAGTTCGCTAAATGTCATTTGATAGATTATATCACCCTTGACAATTCCCGCATTATTCCCGTAGAATTAACGCATGAGTTACCAACCCCAATTTACCATCACTTCAAGCATTTTAAAAAGCGTTTCTGCTGTGGAAAACGCCAAGGCGATTATTGAGACTTCTCCCCTACTCCCACTATACGAGCGCCAATTTAAAAATGACGCTTTTGTTCGTATGGCTCACTTTGGAACCGCTGTAGAAGGCAACAAATTAAATTTGGGAAATGTCCGCAAGATTATTGACGGCAAAGGCGAAGAGGTCATAGGTCGCGAAAGAGACATTCAAGAAGTCATTAACTACCGCAAAGTGATTGCTTTTATTGACTCCTACAGAGATCAGAGCATCACCTCCAGGACGGTAAAACACATCAATCACATCTCAACCGAAAAAGTAGTCGGGGATGTTTACCGCGGAAGTTACCGCCATAACCAAAACTACTTCATGAACCTTGTCACCCAAGAAACTATTTTTACCCCACCGCCAGCGGATGAGGTGGTTGCCCACATGGAACAATTTATTGAGTACATAAACGGGGATGAGGCAAAAACTCTGCATCCAGCAATTAAAGCCTCGATAGTCCACGAGAGAATTGTTTCGATTCACCCCTTTGTTGACGGCAACGGCAGAACTGCTCGCGCTTGCGCCACTTTGAGCTTATACCTTGAGGGCTACGACATTAAAAAATTCTTTTCGCTGGAGGAATATTACGACCGAGATGTTTTAGCTTATTACAAAGCGATTAGTGATGGTCACACCAATTTAACAGTCTGGATTGAGTACTTCTGCGAGGGTCTTGCCATAGAATTAACACAGATTAAAGAGCGGGTTTTAAAAATGTCTCGCGATGCCAAACTTAAAAATACCGTTGGTCAAGTTTACCTATCAGAGAGGGAAGAGAAAATCATTGATTGGTTAACTAATTACGGAAGACTTACAAATAAAGATTTTGAAAAACTGTTTCCCAATATTTCCGAAGATACAGTGTTACGGGATTTAAAGGACTTGATAAAACACAAAATAGTCGCCAAACGCGGTTCTACTAAGAGTTCGACTTATGAACTTAAGAGATAGTTTTATCGGGTAGTACTCGTTAAAACTTACGGTTTGAGAAATATCCAATAGGTGATATATTTTTAGTGGTATAATACAACCTATGCAAATAACTAAAAACTTCGCACTTCTTTGCGAAAATACATCCCTTGACAAGGATAATAAGATTACACTTTTTAATGTGTTTGATGTCATCAAAGTTCGTTTCGCCCTACCAGGAGTGTATGCAAAACTATACATTGTAGTAAATTTTGAATTAAAGGGGTTACAACCAGATAGAAAGGAGTTAGTAACTAAATTAAAAATTAAAAGACCTGATGGTAACTATTCCGATGTAGGTTTGTCTATTAATGTTTCCGTAGATCCATCAAAAGAGGTGCAAACCGTTGGAGCTATATTTGGGGTACACAATCTACAATTATCAGAAGAAGGTGTTTACTGTGCAGAAATATTTGTGGAAGATAATGTAGAAGCAGAAGTAAAATTCGAAGTTACAGCTAACAGCTAAACCATGGAGTACAACATTACATCAACAAAATTAAAGGAAGAGGTGGTCAAGTATTTAGAGGCAGATACCCTATCAACAATAAACTTCGTGATTCCATTAAACACCCTCAACAATATTGATTTTAATGTGGAAATTATAAAAAATGCTGTACTAAGTGCTAATTCCTTAGAGATTATACCTATTCATTCCTTAAACTCTAAAAAACATAAGTTGAAATGTCCTTTGATGTGTCAAGTTAGATTTACTGAAAATCTTTATGTAGCAGAACTAATTGAACTTAACTTGATCGCATCTGGCGTTGATAGAACAGATGCACTAGATGAATTGAAAATAAATATCTTGGAGCTGTTTGAGGAAATGGAACAAATAGATGCAAAGAATCTTGGCAAAGAACCTAAAAAGTGGAAGGTTCTTTTAGAAGACCTAATTGAAAAGAGATAAACATGACTATAAGTGACTTTGAGAAAAAAGTAATCGGTAAAAAAGTCTCAAAGGTACTCGAAGTAAAAGTTAAACAATCCCATCACACCATTTACAATTGTTATTACAACGGAAAATATATTCTTAGAACATACCACTCTCATAGAACAGGAGATTTAAGAGAATTTGAGATGCAATCTATAAAATCTCAGTTAAAACTAGATAACAAGCAACAACTTTACGATCTTAACAACTGTCCGCTGAGTGCAGAAGGTTACTTAGAAATTTTAACGAAAAAAAATTTACTTTAAACACCTTGGTACATCAGTACCGTTGACTAGACTACGGTACTAGGTATACTTTTAGTTGTGTTAACAGCAAAAACTGATTCTTCTAAAAGTTGATCTAAAGTCCCGTCTTCTTTTGCTCCATCTACGGGATTATAGGCAACATAAGGACTTTCTTTAGAAGATCCTTCTTTAAAGACCTTAATGGTTAAAGGTAAGTTAAGAATTTCCATATAGTTTATTCTACAAGCGAGAAGTGTTTTTGGCAAGGTCTCTTACCCAATCTTAACCACTTTCCAAAACGCCTCACCAGCGCCTTTACTAACTATAGGGTTTTGTGGTATAATACAAGCACTTAGGCAGAAGATTTCTGCTTATTTTACAACCATGCATGACGAAAGTCTGCAACCCACAAGGAGGTCGAATGAGAACAAAACTGTTTGTCGGTTTGCTGGTTCTGGCACTGGTTGCGTCTTTTGTTTCGGGGTGGGCGTTGGCCACCTCAAAAAGCAACCATGAATGCGTCACCCTCCGAGCGGGCGACGCAACCCGCTGTAACGCGCGGATCGCCACCGTCGCCGGAATGCCCGCGGAGGCCCTTCAGCAGTGCCTGCGAATGCAGGGCGTACTGAAGGCAAATCCGATGGCGCAACAACTCCTCAACCAATATTTCCCTGGATGGTAGGTAATGGTTGAGAGGCTCACGAGATGCCAGTTAGTGTTTAAGTGTTAAAGGAGAAAAACCTTTGCATTTACTCATTAAACTGGCATCATTAGTTTTTGGGTTTACTTAACAACCAAAGTTTGCAATAACGAATACAGCTCGTCTTCTGATAACTTCCCCCAATCTTGCACAAAAATAGCCTTGCCCGAAAGAATGGCGCAGTAAATCCGTGGCAGAATTGTATAAGGTCCAAGAATTTGCGGATAAGATACCAAGTAAAAAACATTTCCATTGGCAAATTTTACCGGCGCTAAAGATATATCATTTAGATCTAAACCACTAGATTTTTCGTGTTCGTACCAACTATTAAGAAACCAATTCTCTTGTGGACTTCCATCATATTCTTTAAATCCCCAAACTGTCATTTTATTTACTGCCACCACATTATGCTGAGTTTCGGCATCTCTAACTTCTATGTCCCCACTTGCAGGATCTGTATCGTATATAATATGACCTGATGGGTAATAAAACTGGTACGAAATACCAATAAAGTCACTATTTGAATACCTTACCCAATTGTCTGGTACTTTATAAGTAGAAAGTGTTTTTGATGAGCCTTTTCCAATATCACACATATATCCAATGGCACAACCTGTTTTTGTGTTTGTGGAAAGTTTTGGCAATCCTCCACTTCTTCTACAGGTTTCTTTTAGAAAATCCGAAGGCGCTTCCAGCCGAATACAATCAGAAGTGGTTTTTTCGGTGGAGGTATTTACCCATGTTTTGTCATTACTTGGTTTAACTAAAACCGACCTTAAATAGAAAACTAAAACCAATACTCCAAATATAGAAACTGCAATTGGGAAGAGTTGGATAAAAAGACTCCTGTGTTTTTCCATCTTAATTAGGATAACATAAATCTTAACCTGAATTAACCAATCTTAACCACTTTCCAAAACGCCTTTTTGGTGATTTGGACCCGCCCGAGACCCATTTGTTTTAGTCTGGCTTTGCCTTCTTTTTGCCGATCCAACAACTTATTTTTTCGGGTAACATCTCCACCATACAGTTTCTGGGTCACGGTCTTACGCATGGCAGGGATGGTTTCACGGGCAATAATTGCCCCCCCAATTGCAGCTTGCAAAGCCACAGGAAACTGCTCTTTTGGCAAAGTCTCTTTTAAAGCCGTAATTATCTGTCTTCCCAAATCTAAAGCTTTTCCCCGATAAGCTATTCGAGACAAGGCATCTACCGCTGTTTCGGCAACCAAAATAGAAAGTTTTACCGCATCAACTTTAGCGTATCCTACAATCTCATAATCTAACGAGGCATAACCCGATGAAATGGATTTAAGCCGATCATAAAAGTCGGTAATCATTTCGGCAAGAGGCATGATAAATTTTAGCTTTACTCTTTGCAATTCTACATTTCCCACAAAATTGTTTTCTAAAATAGTTGCTCGCTTTTGCGAACAAAGATCTATGACCTTGCCCATATATTGGGATGGAACATAAATGGTAAGTTCACAAACCGGTTCTTCGATAAAGTCAATTTTAGAAGGGTCGGGGAAAAACGACGCTGAAGAGCAAAAAATCGCTACCCCATCGGTCAACGAAACTTTATAAGCCACCGTTGGGGTGGTAGAGACAACTTCTAAATTAAACTCCCGCTCAATTCTCTCTTGAATAATTTCTGCATGCAGTAGTCCCAAAAAGCCACACTTAAAACCGTGCCCCAAAGCTCCGCCCGACTCGGGTTCGTAAGACAAGGAAGCATCGTTTAAACTTAATCGTTCTAATGCTTTGCGCAAGTCCAAAAATCGCGAGGAATTTAAGGGATAAAGACCCAGAAAAACCACTGGTTTTGGTTCGTTATACCCCAGCAATGGCTCTGTGCTTATACCTTGCTTAGAGACTGTATCTCCTACCCTGACTTGTTTAATATCTTTTAAACCGGTCGCGAGGATCCCAACCTCTCCAGCAGAAAGTGGCGAATAATCACAAAAATTAGGAGCCATCACACCAACTTTTAGAGCGGAGGAGCTTTGATTAGTTTTAAAAAACTTTATTTTCTCGTTAACAGCAAGGCTTCCATCAACTACCCGCACACTCGCCAAAACTCCCAAATGCTCATCAAAAGAGGAATCAAAAATTAAAGCCCTAAAGGGTTTTTTTAGATCTCCCTGCGGTGGGGGGATTACTTCTACAATTTTTTGCAAAATTTTATCTATCCCCTCCCCCGACTTTCCTGACGAAAATAGAATTTCGTTTTGTTTAAACCCAAAAGTTTTTACAATATCCAAGGCAGTTTGTTCCACCATAGCATAGGGCAGATCAATTTTATTAACTACTGGAATTACTTTAAGACCATAAGAGAAGGCTTTATCTACCACTGCCACTGTTTGCGCTTGGACTCCTTGCGTTGCGTCCACCAACAAAATTGCCCCCTCGCAAGCTACAAGAGAGCGAGAAACTTCGTAGGAAAAATCCACATGGCCGGGGGTATCGATGAGATTTAAAATGTAAGAAATATCATTTGAGACATAAGTCATCTTGACGGCTTTGAGTTTTATCGTAATCCCCCGCTCACGCTCTAATTCCATAGAATCTAAAAATTGATTTACCATAAGACGCTTGGAGACTGTATGGGTACATTCCAACATTCTATCGGCAAGGGTGGATTTACCGTGATCAATATGGGCAATAATAGAAAAATTTCTAATATTTAAAATATCTTGGGATGTCATTGATGTTGCTACCATTTCTAAACTATACTAATATAGACCTCACATTTATAAATTGGATAAAGATGTTCGGTCTATGTAAATATCACCTTTCTTTTTATCCAATTTTGGAATGTGACATTTATAACATGGACTTAGGTATAAATCTTGTTCCCAAAAAAAGCTTTGAGGACGAGTCGTTTCGTAACAAGGCCTCTATCTGGATTACAAGCTTTGGCAGAATTGTTGTTATTTTAACAGAACTTACAGTAGTTTTGGTATTTGCCACAAGATTTGTTTTAGATTCCCGCCTTAAAGATCTAAAAGAAACAGCAGAAATAAACAGAGCTATCGTGCAACAAGAAGAAAAGTTTATTACAGATTTTTCCAGTACTCAAAAACGACTTTTGTATATTCAACAAGCTAAAGCCCAAACTATTAAACCTTGGGAATTTATAGCAGAAATTACAAAAAATACACCTGCAGGGGTGTCGCTAGAAAAAATTGAGTATTTTGTAACCAAACCAATTACTATTAGGGCATCGGCAACAAATATTGCCGACTTTAGTAAATTTATTGAAAATTTAGTGGCGGATAAATCAATTTTAGAAATCTCGCTTAAAGAGGCGTCGTTTTACAAAGAAAAAGAAAGTTACTTTTTTGTGCTTGAGGTGATGTTTTAATTATGAATTTATTGCAGTATCAAAAAAGAGTTGGGATTCGTCACACCTTAGAAAAAAAGGCCTATTCGTTTGCCTTAGCCAGTGTTATCGCTCTAATTCTATTTGGGGGATTTGCCATAAGACCTTCTGTTCTTGAGCTAATAAAGCTTACGAACCAACTTGACAAGTATACCACCCTAAACAGTTTGCTTAGCGAAAAATTGACCAACATCACCACAGCTAAAGCAAATTATAGTAAAATAGAAACTTACTTAAACACAATAAATAGTACTGTTACCCGTGGTCGGGGCGACTCGGAGTTTGTAAGAGAAGTGTATACTCTTGCCACGGTAAACAAAGTTACCGTTACCAAGATTAATTTTATCGCTTACAATGAAAACGCCAATGATACTGAACTTAAAACACTTACTGTAGAAATGGCGGTAAGCGGAGACTTTGATTCGGTTTTAAACTTTCTAAAAAGCCTTCAGGGGATCAAAAGAATTATCGAAATTGAATCGGCAACAGTTTCTAAACTGCGCCGAGAAAGCACAATTTCTGTAAGAGGCAAGGTGTTTTATTTTGAAGAAACTCTATGACTTTAGAAAAACGCGATCTGATAATTATTATCCTGACAATCATTTGCTTGGGGGTGTGGGTTCTCTATGACGCTACAAAACCAGAAATTACAGCCACAGATGTCCTCCAGATTTATCAAGACGAAATAGCCCCTTTAGACCCAAAACTTGTCTATCCAAATTGATAAATACTAAACTCGAAATCCTATCGTTAACTTCTTTATCTTATAGATAACTATCGCAGATACTTCCCTCACCATCACCACCTCATGAACCTTAAATAACGAGCAGAGTTTAATATACGAGCCTACCCCGATAACACCAACTATCGCGGTTAATGCCAATAAGTATATCGTGCGGGAAGTATCAAATAAGTATTGATCAAAAAGCTTTAGAGGTATATATAGGCATACTCCTGTAAAAAAAGACGCCCAGAAAATTTTTGCCGCACGGTCGGCAAAGACGAGATCAACTTTATCTAGAATCTTCTTTTTAAGAAGAAAAAAGACCAGGAAGACTAAATTGACAATTACCGAAATAGAGTATGACAGCCCCAGCGACCAAACTCCAAATTTAAAACCAAAAACAAAGGTTAGACTTAAAATAATACCTGT is a window encoding:
- a CDS encoding Fic family protein — protein: MSYQPQFTITSSILKSVSAVENAKAIIETSPLLPLYERQFKNDAFVRMAHFGTAVEGNKLNLGNVRKIIDGKGEEVIGRERDIQEVINYRKVIAFIDSYRDQSITSRTVKHINHISTEKVVGDVYRGSYRHNQNYFMNLVTQETIFTPPPADEVVAHMEQFIEYINGDEAKTLHPAIKASIVHERIVSIHPFVDGNGRTARACATLSLYLEGYDIKKFFSLEEYYDRDVLAYYKAISDGHTNLTVWIEYFCEGLAIELTQIKERVLKMSRDAKLKNTVGQVYLSEREEKIIDWLTNYGRLTNKDFEKLFPNISEDTVLRDLKDLIKHKIVAKRGSTKSSTYELKR
- the lepA gene encoding translation elongation factor 4, giving the protein MTSQDILNIRNFSIIAHIDHGKSTLADRMLECTHTVSKRLMVNQFLDSMELERERGITIKLKAVKMTYVSNDISYILNLIDTPGHVDFSYEVSRSLVACEGAILLVDATQGVQAQTVAVVDKAFSYGLKVIPVVNKIDLPYAMVEQTALDIVKTFGFKQNEILFSSGKSGEGIDKILQKIVEVIPPPQGDLKKPFRALIFDSSFDEHLGVLASVRVVDGSLAVNEKIKFFKTNQSSSALKVGVMAPNFCDYSPLSAGEVGILATGLKDIKQVRVGDTVSKQGISTEPLLGYNEPKPVVFLGLYPLNSSRFLDLRKALERLSLNDASLSYEPESGGALGHGFKCGFLGLLHAEIIQERIEREFNLEVVSTTPTVAYKVSLTDGVAIFCSSASFFPDPSKIDFIEEPVCELTIYVPSQYMGKVIDLCSQKRATILENNFVGNVELQRVKLKFIMPLAEMITDFYDRLKSISSGYASLDYEIVGYAKVDAVKLSILVAETAVDALSRIAYRGKALDLGRQIITALKETLPKEQFPVALQAAIGGAIIARETIPAMRKTVTQKLYGGDVTRKNKLLDRQKEGKARLKQMGLGRVQITKKAFWKVVKIG
- a CDS encoding serine protease, which produces MSKKNRKNKKYQGPKPPKRPENFHSFSECIKWLKKSVYIVVRGRKVIVDEKEGINWITLGSGFVAAPSRFVTAAHVINDPEKGELAQHQDGDKYYLLRHDDENNWHCRIFEPKLDREIFVFADIDLALIYLDSEFYQVGDKIFADRNDFIRISKEFLPIGSEVGVLGYPLCKLEFQEKDINKPLIGNVLLRADQGVVNCRYQTSEKDFLYEFTLAFNPGNSGGPIFDTKTGKVVSIVKGYKVLRINERENVISDEGVKQLKVYKEKAFIETLNATYSFGFATPTFLEVFKKHNIIS
- the pilO gene encoding type 4a pilus biogenesis protein PilO, yielding MNLLQYQKRVGIRHTLEKKAYSFALASVIALILFGGFAIRPSVLELIKLTNQLDKYTTLNSLLSEKLTNITTAKANYSKIETYLNTINSTVTRGRGDSEFVREVYTLATVNKVTVTKINFIAYNENANDTELKTLTVEMAVSGDFDSVLNFLKSLQGIKRIIEIESATVSKLRRESTISVRGKVFYFEETL
- a CDS encoding ATP-dependent DNA ligase, with translation MTFSELSKYFQQIESTPKRLEMTAILASLVKDLSPDEVDVAMYLSLGYLTPPFRSTQFSVAQKLMLRAISLAFNIFPPRKTRLEYETPPTHGRGNLSEEVSSKSCYKPFVDVVDYANKVGDLGIVAQSLSKVHDSSLLVSPVYEKLKEIALENGEGSQERKLTKIASLLNQLDPISNKFVVRIILGTMRLGFSDITVIEALSWYLAGDKSLKAKIESRYRIHPDIGFLAKVIKENGIAGLKKVDLEVGVPVLVAKCARVATAEEAMDKIGEQAVAEDKYDGTRVQIHLNSGRVWTFTRNLEESTYQFPDLVEAVLANVKAENAILDAEAIGYNVKTGDFIPFQQTIKRKRKHQVAQNALDIPLTLRVFDLLYLNGESLIDKPLHERWEILRSILSPTEKIQLANRANISNSNQLLKVFENAVSRGLEGVVIKNPNAKYAVGNRGFAWIKFKREETGGLEDTIDAVVLGYYFGAGKRTVFGIGAFLIGVYDSSTDSFKTVSKIGTGLTDEQWVELKEKCDAIKVAEVPKNVAIPKELFCDVFVAPKMVVVVRADNITVSPLHTAGYAMRFPRLIEYREDKSPLDATSLKELADIYKLQKKT